From Oncorhynchus mykiss isolate Arlee chromosome 6, USDA_OmykA_1.1, whole genome shotgun sequence, the proteins below share one genomic window:
- the LOC110518908 gene encoding beta-1,3-galactosyltransferase 1-like has protein sequence MMGVCHNFWTQRPPPDAHDAQPLISKQCSTDDGQKGEDKTQLKKRRWCRNSCLCLFLFLVVMMIVVILAVDLKERISPSTTKPAANMSVAILAAPPPYVSRGPYHVQYPHEYSFILDEPEKCREQNPFLVLMVPVAPYNREAREAVRRTWGSERQVLGREVRLFFLLGLPSGEETEQLQEKVLQESKEHQDLLQSDFIDSYKNLTIKTMVMMEWLSSRCPNASYAMKIDSDMFLNVNTLVNMLLHAPTQNYQTGLVAQWAAVLRDHNSKWYLPKEVFPEPVYPPYALGLGYVFTLDLPRKLVEASRHVKAVYIEDVYLGLCMRHLGIRPTDPPSGNLFQVFPVAYDRCTYSRLIATTTHSITHQVNAWTDLHKPGPPC, from the exons ATGATGGGGGTCTGCCACAACTTCTGGACCCAGCGCCCCCCACCTGACGCCCATGATGCCCAGCCCCTCATCTCTAAACAATG CAGTACTGATGATGGCCAGAAGGGGGAGGACAAAACACAGCTCAAAAAGAGACGCTGGTGTCGCAACAGCTGCCTTTGCCTGTTTCTGTTCCTGGTCGTGATGATGATTGTGGTCATCCTGGCAGTTGACCTCAAAGAAAGGATCTCACCTTCAACAACCAAGCCAGCAGCAAACATGTCAGTTGCGATTCTGGCCGCTCCTCCCCCGTACGTGTCCCGAGGACCGTACCATGTACAATACCCACATGAGTACTCCTTCATCCTGGATGAGCCAGAGAAATGCCGGGAGCAGAACCCCTTCCTGGTTCTGATGGTGCCAGTGGCGCCCTATAACAGGGAGGCCCGTGAGGCCGTCCGCAGGACTTGGGGCAGTGAGAGGCAGGTACTGGGCAGAGAGGTCCGTCTGTTCTTCCTGCTGGGACTGCCcagtggagaggagacagagcagCTCCAGGAGAAGGTGCTGCAGGAGAGCAAAGAGCACCAGGATCTGCTGCAGAGCGACTtcatagacagctacaaaaaccTGACCATCAAGACCATGGTGATGATGGAGTGGCTGAGCTCTCGCTGCCCCAACGCCTCCTACGCCATGAAGATCGACTCAGACATGTTCCTCAACGTGAACACCTTGGTCAACATGCTGCTTCACGCTCCAACGCAGAACTACCAGACTGGACTAGTGGCTCAATGGGCCGCTGTTCTAAGAGACCATAACTCCAAATGGTACCTTCCAAAGGAGGTGTTTCCTGAACCGGTATACCCACCTTATGCTCTGGGCTTGGGCTATGTCTTCACCTTAGACCTCCCCAGGAAGCTGGTGGAGGCGTCCAGGCATGTTAAAGCCGTCTACATAGAGGATGTGTATCTGGGACTGTGTATGAGACACCTGGGCATCCGGCCTACTGACCCCCCCAGTGGAAACCTCTTCCAGGTTTTCCCTGTGGCTTATGACCGCTGCACCTACTCACGGCTGATAGCCACCACCACCCACAGTATCACTCACCAGGTCAACGCATGGACAGACCTACACAAACCTGGTCCTCCCTGCTGA